The Daucus carota subsp. sativus chromosome 2, DH1 v3.0, whole genome shotgun sequence genome includes a window with the following:
- the LOC108207033 gene encoding uncharacterized protein LOC108207033 isoform X2 — protein MENDTNSDEQTDGSVRVPMPGDGPNASTASNAVASELFLREPYEGPAKNDYFITGRLLYKAARNGKWKDVQGICNGNEGRRAFITAGHETALHISALAGNVEFVEELLKDLIPEDLQIINKKGNTALVLAAANGNVEIAEKLIDKSPGLQDFIGTGSDGTAASLPVMMAARLGNGRMVEALRGRTQLTNELKGELMKECIDSDLFGKFTHPDSARKILGEHKRLAVSDPSILEKLATKPMAEATEKRI, from the exons ATGGAAAATGATACTAATAGCGATGAGCAGACAGATGGATCGGTGAGAGTACCTATGCCTGGCGATGGTCCAAACGCATCAACTGCTTCAAACGCCGTCGCTTCTGAACTGTTTCTACGTGAAC CCTATGAAGGACCAGCAAAAAATGACTACTTTATTACGGGTCGCCTCCTTTATAAAGCTGCAAGAAATGGAAAATGGAAAGACGTTCAGGGCATCTGTAATGGGAATGAAGGCCGCCGCGCTTTTATTACTGCTGGACATGAAACAGCACTTCACATCTCTGCTTTAGCAGGCAATGTTGAGTTTGTCGAAGAGCTACTTAAAGATTTGATACCAGAGGACCTgcaaattataaataagaaagGTAATACTGCCCTCGTTCTAGCTGCAGCCAACGGGAACGTCGAGATAGCCGAAAAGTTGATCGATAAGAGTCCTGGACTACAGGATTTTATAGGAACAGGGAGTGATGGTACTGCTGCATCTTTACCGGTCATGATGGCAGCCAGATTAGGAAATGGAAGAATGGTAGAGGCACTACGTGGGAGAACCCAGTTGACAAATGAGCTAAAAGGAGAGTTAATGAAGGAATGTATTGACTCCGACTTGTTTGGTAAGTTCACACACCCAG ATAGTGCCCGGAAGATTTTAGGAGAGCATAAACGACTAGCTGTTTCCGACCCAAGCATACTTGAAAAGCTGGCTACAAAGCCTATGGCAGAGGCAACCGAAAAGAGAATATAG
- the LOC108207033 gene encoding uncharacterized protein LOC108207033 isoform X3 yields MENDTNSDEQTDGSVRVPMPGDGPNASTASNAVASELFLREPYEGPAKNDYFITGRLLYKAARNGKWKDVQGICNGNEGRRAFITAGHETALHISALAGNVEFVEELLKDLIPEDLQIINKKGNTALVLAAANGNVEIAEKLIDKSPGLQDFIGTGSDGTAASLPVMMAARLGNGRMVEALRGRTQLTNELKGELMKECIDSDLFDSARKILGEHKRLAVSDPSILEKLATKPMAEATEKRI; encoded by the exons ATGGAAAATGATACTAATAGCGATGAGCAGACAGATGGATCGGTGAGAGTACCTATGCCTGGCGATGGTCCAAACGCATCAACTGCTTCAAACGCCGTCGCTTCTGAACTGTTTCTACGTGAAC CCTATGAAGGACCAGCAAAAAATGACTACTTTATTACGGGTCGCCTCCTTTATAAAGCTGCAAGAAATGGAAAATGGAAAGACGTTCAGGGCATCTGTAATGGGAATGAAGGCCGCCGCGCTTTTATTACTGCTGGACATGAAACAGCACTTCACATCTCTGCTTTAGCAGGCAATGTTGAGTTTGTCGAAGAGCTACTTAAAGATTTGATACCAGAGGACCTgcaaattataaataagaaagGTAATACTGCCCTCGTTCTAGCTGCAGCCAACGGGAACGTCGAGATAGCCGAAAAGTTGATCGATAAGAGTCCTGGACTACAGGATTTTATAGGAACAGGGAGTGATGGTACTGCTGCATCTTTACCGGTCATGATGGCAGCCAGATTAGGAAATGGAAGAATGGTAGAGGCACTACGTGGGAGAACCCAGTTGACAAATGAGCTAAAAGGAGAGTTAATGAAGGAATGTATTGACTCCGACTTGTTTG ATAGTGCCCGGAAGATTTTAGGAGAGCATAAACGACTAGCTGTTTCCGACCCAAGCATACTTGAAAAGCTGGCTACAAAGCCTATGGCAGAGGCAACCGAAAAGAGAATATAG